A single window of Cydia splendana chromosome 13, ilCydSple1.2, whole genome shotgun sequence DNA harbors:
- the LOC134796480 gene encoding multiple inositol polyphosphate phosphatase 1-like gives MTSILVLSLVSLVGAASESCYWNRPCPNLLHSTKTAYETIRGDIRDYPDPESCEAVSIWTLHRHGNRNPGSSSIDMKRLIDAVQGQIIRAHEDGRSHLCAQDIEAFRKWTFNDTILESQAYLTGTGYDELFDIAKRLRQRYPHLMQGAPEDYYLRPTNSQRTIASVMGFVHGFTDETNLNITFDGPFERDDVIRPYENCLRYQHDVRGGALLEEQLKEYAKSAEYVALQKAVQERLGITYQLSASDVYTLYEVCRCHRTWTPTLQDAWCAAFSDQDLVMLEYRDDVHSYYRNGYGSWVNQRMAGPLLKDLRERMQAAARGEGHKLVSYFSHSAMTEMAFVALGLFRDAAAAKGARRDSARKWRTSFIAAFSTNMMVVLNRCTESGTQTHRVQFFINEKATELCPPVGCSWQQFEELVQDFDDNLEFCSPDYPEPETPAAPGAAARSLAAAGLLALQAAFVICIILST, from the exons ATGACCTCAATCCTCGTCCTCAGTCTAGTCAGCCTGGTCGGAGCAGCCAGCGAGAGCTGCTATTGGAACCGTCCATGCCCCAACCTCCTGCACTCCACCAAAACTGCTTACGAAACCATCCGCGGGGATATAAGGGACTATCCTGACCCTGAAT CATGTGAGGCCGTCAGCATTTGGACGCTGCACCGGCACGGCAACCGCAATCCCGGATCGTCCTCCATCGACATGAAGCGGCTCATTGACGCCGTCCAGGGGCAGATCATCCGGGCCCACGAGGACGGCCGCAGCCATCTCTGTGCTCAG GACATCGAAGCTTTCCGCAAATGGACTTTCAACGATACGATCCTGGAGTCGCAAGCGTACCTGACTGGTACCGGCTACGATGAGCTGTTCGACATTGCCAAGCGGCTGCGGCAGCGCTACCCGCACCTGATGCAGGGCGCTCCCGAGGACTACTACCTCCGGCCGACCAACTCGCAGCGCACCATCGCCAGCGTCATGGGCTTCGTGCATGGATTCACCGATGAAACAAACCTTAACATTACGTTCGACGGGCCTTTTGAGAGAGACGACGTGATCAGG CCTTATGAAAACTGCCTAAGATATCAGCATGATGTGAGAGGAGGTGCTTTACTTGAAGAGCAATTGAAAGAGTATGCTAAATCTGCGGAATACGTAGCC CTTCAGAAAGCAGTTCAAGAGCGGCTGGGCATCACGTACCAGCTGAGCGCCTCGGACGTGTACACACTGTACGAGGTCTGCCGCTGCCACCGCACGTGGACGCCGACCCTGCAGGACGCCTGGTGCGCCGCCTTCTCCGACCAGGACCTCGTGATGCTGGAGTACCGTGACGACGTCCACTCCTACTACAGGAACGGCTACGGCTCATGG GTGAACCAGCGAATGGCCGGCCCCCTGCTGAAGGACCTGCGCGAGCGCATgcaggcggcggcgcgcggcgaaGGCCACAAGCTCGTGTCGTACTTCTCGCACAGCGCCATGACAGAGATGGCGTTCGTGGCGCTTGGCCTGTTCCgcgacgccgccgccgccaaagGCGCCAGGAGAGACTCCGCCCGCAAGTGGCGTACCAGCTTCATTGCCGCCTTCTCCACGAACATGATGGTGGTTCTAAATAG atGCACGGAATCCGGGACTCAAACTCACCGAGTTCAGTTCTTCATCAACGAAAAAGCGACGGAGCTATGTCCGCCGGTAGGGTGCTCGTGGCAGCAGTTCGAGGAGCTGGTGCAGGACTTTGACGACAACCTGGAGTTCTGCAGCCCCGACTACCCGGAGCCCGAGACGCCGGCGGCGCCCGGCGCCGCCGCACGGAGCCTCGCCGCGGCCGGCCTGCTCGCCCTGCAAGCTGCATTTGTGATCTGTATTATCTTATCTACCTAA